In Geotrypetes seraphini chromosome 4, aGeoSer1.1, whole genome shotgun sequence, a single window of DNA contains:
- the LOC117359665 gene encoding 5-hydroxyisourate hydrolase-like: MSVSSHSPLTTHVLDTSLGLPAKGLMLHLARLEESSKNWRELSTGYTNADGRCPGLLSPEQFSAGTYKVHFETGNYWQQFSKTSFYPYVEIVFTITDPNQKYHIPLLLTPFSYTTYRGS; encoded by the exons ATGTCTGTGTCATCCCACAGTCCACTTACCACGCATGTGCTGGACACGAGCTTGGGCCTGCCTGCTAAAGGCCTAATGCTTCATCTGGCCAGGCTGGAGGAGTCCAGCAAGAACTGGCGAGAGCTGAGCACAGG TTACACCAATGCAGATGGCCGTTGCCCAGGCCTCCTCAGCCCTGAGCAATTCTCTGCCGGAACGTACAAGGTGCACTTTGAAACTGGAAATTACTGGCAACAGTTCAGCAAAACAAGCTTCTACCCCTACGTAGAG attGTGTTCACCATCACAGACCCAAACCAGAAGTATCACATCCCGCTGCTGCTGACTCCTTTCTCCTACACCACATACAGAGGGAGCTAA
- the GAS8 gene encoding dynein regulatory complex subunit 4 isoform X2: MKLSQKEHRLHESELRRDLRNLKVELKEQELANEMLVKNLKMKQDEEITELRNNFERQVQEIELKYSKKMDTLREEQDLRRKTEIHEVEERKNGQINTLMKNHEKAFSDIKNYYNDITLNNLALINSLKEQMEEMKRKEDRLEKEMTDLQLQNKRLIEPLQKAREEVAELQRQLTNYKQDKALLASTRARLKVSEKELKDLKWELEVLEQRFCKVQAERDELYAKFTKAIYEVQQKSGFKNLLLERKLTTLADTLEKKEAQLNEILSASNLDPTALSLVTCKLEDVLDSKNNAIKELQYELARVCKAHNDLLRAYEAKLQAFGIPLEELGFKPLETTVVGKKLGQGPAGLVSVPT, from the exons TGAAGGTGGAGCTGAAGGAGCAGGAGCTGGCCAATGAAATGCTAGTGAAGAACCTCAAAATG AAACAAGATGAGGAGATCACGGAACTGAGGAACAACTTTGAGAGACAAGTGCAAG AAATTGAGCTGAAGTACTCGAAAAAGATGGACACGCTGCGGGAAGAGCAGGATCTGCGCCGTAAGACAGAAATTCATGAGGTTGAAGAGAGGAAAAATGGGCAGATAAACACGCTGATGAAAAACCACGAGAAGGCCTTCAGTGACATCAAAAACTATTACAACGACATCACCCTCAACAACCTGGCCCTCATCAATTCGCTTAAA GAACAGATGGAGGAGATGAAGAGGAAGGAGGATCGCTTAGAAAAGGAGATGACCGATCTCCAGCTGCAGAATAAGAGGCTGATAGAGCCACTACAGAAGGCTCGGGAGGAAGTAGCTGAACTACAAAGGCAGCTTACCAACTACAAGCAGGACAAGGCCTTGCTGGCT AGTACACGTGCCCGTTTGAAAGTCTCTGAGAAAGAATTAAAGGATCTGAAATGGGAGCTTGAAGTGCTAGAACAAAGATTCTGCAAG GTTCAAGCAGAAAGAGATGAGCTGTACGCAAAGTTTACCAAAGCCATCTACGAAGTGCAACAGAAGAGCGGTTTCAAGAACCTGCTGCTGGAGCGAAAGCTGACAACCCTGGCAGACACACTGGAGAAAAAAGAGGCACAGCTTAACGAGATCCTCTCGGCTTCCAATCTGGACCCCACGGCTCTCAGCCTGGTCACATGCAAATTGGAG GATGTTCTGGATTCCAAGAATAACGCCATCAAGGAGCTGCAGTATGAGCTGGCTCGCGTCTGCAAG GCCCACAATGACCTGCTGCGGGCATATGAAGCGAAGCTGCAAGCCTTTGGCattcctttggaagaactgggctTTAAGCCACTAGAGACCACAGTGGTAGGGAAGAAGTTAGGCCAGGGTCCAGCTGGCCTTGTTTCTGTTCCCACGTAA